The DNA sequence ATGCTGGGTTGCCCCTGCCCGCACACAGGCTGCTCCCCAACATCCACGTGCTGTGAAGCTCAAGTGTACACATCAGATGTTCACTTTACAAGTAAGGTAGCAAATGAATATCTGTACTGTATATGTGGATATATAAATTAATCTGAATGTACataaaaactaaaggaaagaTTCCAAGTGTCTGTTCTCTGAAGGAAGGCGATCACTTGCCATTCTTGGCAATTCCTCAAAGGCTTTTGAGACTCATAGCTTCACTCCCCAAATGGAAAGGATACAAAAATAGGCTGCAAAACTTGCAGAAGTATTCACAAGTCCCCAGTTTGAGACAAATAAGAGGTGGTCCCTATTGGGCTAGGGAGGGCTAAAGAAAACACTAATTTAGAACAACAATGGTTCGAGGGCTTTGAGTTTCCCAAGAAAGCTCTCTCCTAGAAGGCAGAGGCTGCTGGCACCAAGCTCATCCCCACAGCTCAGCCAGCAAGACGGTGTGACTGCTCCACTTTCCTGGGTACATAGAGTGTAACCAGCGCTTAATGCCTGAGCCCTTCCCTGCCCAGGTCTCCTGGTGCCCCAGGCAGCCCAGGCCCAGCAGGAGGGGCCTCCACGTGTGCCTGGCACTGCAGGAACCAATGTCTTTGGTTCACTTCTAAGAGGTTGGTGAGGCCACAGgtgacacatcctcagcccacccCCTTTGCTAAAGTGGCCGGTCTTGAGGAAATCGGGGCTTTTCTAGTTAGTACAACTCTAAGTTTCCCATTGTTTCAAAGGCTTCTTTTCCTGTGATTTTCTCAATTCAAAGGAGGACGTGAGGGTTAGACTATATAAGCATTCTTACTTCCAAGTTTAGGGACATAAATGCAGAACTTCAGAGACTCCCTCACAAGGACCTGTCCAGTGATGTCCAGCACCTCTGGGTATCTGCCCAGCATGCTGGCCAGGCCCTTGGTGTGTGGTTGCAGCGTACCAGATGTTCTGCCAGGAACTCCCACCCATAGGTCTCGGTGCTCAAGTCCACTCCAGCTCTGATAATTCCCCACGCTCCACGAATCCATTCAGCCCTCCCTCTTACTCTCCTGGGAGCTTCTGTAGTAAGTGGGGGGACAGGGCTCTCAACACTGCAGTAGCCAGGACTGCAGGCTGTAGCTATACCTTCCTTCACCCACCTTCTCCCcgtttcctttcttcattttcctctcaCTATAAAGGTGTCTACATTTctacattaaagaaagaaagaaagaaagaaaacacggtgggggtggggggcacataGGTCAGTATATTAGGCTtaacaacaaatatttctttagttgatctgataactgaAAAGTTATGGTCCATGATTCAaactcccaccaaaaaaaaaaaaaaagcagaattaaGGTAACAGCTGAAGAGGAGAGTAGCCAGGATCCAGCACTACTCGCACAGCCAGGCCATTTTCTGACCTAAGGGCAACAACAGGCTCTGCACCAACCAGCCCACAAAGCAATCCTGGCTCCAAAAGTGGCTGGTCACCACTTAACATGACCGAGAGCTCTTCAATGGTATCCTTCTGTGAGGAAAGCAGAGAGGCCTGGGGGCCCGGATACAGTTCTGAGCATCTTTAACCCCTGCCTGCCCATGGAAGGTGAGGGCATCAGTGGCTCCAGTGCTCCCCAGAGAACAGACAAACGGCACATTCAGAGATGATGTGAACAACGTCCCACTTTGCTAACCAAAGTGTCTATATAATGAAAGTGTTTGTAATCtggtattttattaaatgtagaGAGGCAATGTTTGTTAAAACTTGATTCTGTCTATGAATATGAAGTCTGAACTGCTTTATCCCTGGGAGGCCAAGGGAAGGTCCTACACTGTGGGAGGAAGGACTGGCAGAACCCCTTCTTGCCACTTGCTTGGTGGCAACAGGCTCTGGGCTATCTGCAAGGCCTCTGGAGGCCTTCTTGGGTACCCAGTGGCTGGCCATGGAAATGACATGTGGCAGCAGAGAGGCAGGTTCAGCTGTTCCATGTGGCAGGCAGCATCCCAGATGGGCCGGTCCTTCAGAGTAATCGGATCAATTTCAGTCTGCTTCTGAGGAGAAAACACAGGCCTGTCACTCCATAGCTGCTGCAATCTGTACAGCCCCCAGGGCAGCCTGGTCCTCACTATGCCAGGGTGGCATCACTGGATTTGGGGACTTCTTAACTCCATGAGCAATGCCTTCCTGCCAGCCACTCCCCCATCTCCAGCCTGAGGAAAGGTGAAAAAGAGCAAGTGGGTTAAGGATGATGGCTGATGTGCCAAGACCTCTAGTCTCTTTGCAGAACGGCTGCCAAACCCCTGGCCTCAAAGCTGGAGCATCAGCATGGCCTCTCCACACCCACAAACCCTACCTTGCCTCACCCCAGTGCCACAGGCAGCCACCACCTCCTGCAAGCCCTGTCTTCTACACCTCATGCTGCCTTCTCCCTCACCACCCCCTGGAACAAGCTGCCCTCATATCACAACAGCGGGGTTCAGCATCCATaaattttttgagggggagggagaactGGGGActcccaggggagctttaccacagagccatattccccagccctttttattttttgaaacagggtcttgctaagtttcttaggcccttgttatgttgctgaggctggctttgaacatgcaatcctcctgtctccctctcctgaattgctgggattagaggtgtgcatcaCCACCCAGCTGCCatgatttctttatatactctttcttcccctttctggcTCCTAGGATTCCTATAATAAATATATCAGTATGTTTAATGATGTCTTAAAGGTCCCTTAGGCTATGTTCATTtcccttcattcttttctcttttcttatcctTTGGATAACTTCAATCATCTAAACTTTAGATTCACTGCTCAAATCTGCTGTTGAACCCTTCTAATAAACTTTCCATTTCAGTGATTGTACTTTTCAGCTCTAGAGTTTGGTTCCCccttttataatttctatctttttattgATAGGCTTGTTATTCATGTAGAGTTTTCCTGATTGACTTCAGTTCTTTGTTCATGATTTCCTTCAGTTCACTAAACTTCTGTAAGATAGCTGATTTAACATCTTTGACTAATAATTCTAGTGTCTAGACTTACTCAAGGATGGTGTCTGAATGCTGTGAATGGGCCATGCTTTCTgatttctttgtatgttttgcaatttttttgttGAGAACTAGAATTTCTGAAGACTGTGTGGTAACTCAAAATCTAATTCTCTCCATCTCCAgcattgttaattttttctttttgaggattAAAGCCTTCTGTGAACTTTTCCAAACTATTTTTGCAAAATGGTATTCCTTGTGGTATGGGGTTACTGAAGTTTCTGTTCTGTGGTCTCTGTGGCCACCTAagatttctttaaatgtctgATTCACCAAAagggggaatttttttaaagagtactGTCTCTTTAAATCCCTTGTGGCTAGGAAGCTGCTTCAGCCCACAGGGATTGGAAAAATGACCAGTCTCTATGCTGACCCCTCAGTAATCAAATGCAGTGATCAGCAATCAAAACTTAAAACTGACTTTTGGAAGACAAAGTCCTTAATGCCCACCccatttttttctcaacaaaaaaattgcaaaacatacaaagaaatcTGAAAGCATGGCCCATTCACAGCATTCAGACACCATCCTTGAGTAAGTCTAGACACTAGAATTATTAGTCAAAGATGTTAAATCAGCTATCTTACAGAAGTTTAGTGAACTGAAGGAAATCATGAACAAAGAACTGAAGTCAATCAGGAAAACTCTACAACTCTAAAGGCATTGTCTGGGTATCTTCTGCACCCTCACCACAGCCAACCCAGCTGGCAGGGCCACCATCTTTAAGTCCCCAATCCCTTCATCTTCTGCAACACTTCCCTCTTGGCTCTCCCTGAAGCTTCTGGCTGCTCAGTGATGGGGCCTTAAATGAGGAATCAAATACCAAAGGGAGAGGCTGAGAGTTCAGGGACCTAGAACCTAGAAAGTTAACAACTGATAATGTGATTTGTCTGTGGCTTCACAACtacatcttaaaataattttctgaattttgcttTTGAATACTAAAATACCATAATTCAAAGAAACTGAGGAACACAATTCAAACTTTGAATTCCATATATGTCCAAGAGAGAAGGTGATTTCCATTATAATAAACACTTCTACTTcaggaaaaacagaaacacaaaccCTGCCACCATTAGATAAAAGCACTTCATGtatttttgtttggtaccagggattgaacccaggggtgcttactactgagccacatatccagcccttttataatattttatttagagacagggtctccctgaattgcttaaggcctccttaagttgctgaggctggctttgaacttgtgatcctcctgcttcagcctcctgagccactgggattacaggtgtgcaccacagcacctggtaTCACTTCATGTATCTAAAGACAAAGGCTCTTCCCCCTTGTTTAACAGTTTGAGTTGATTTTCCTCTGATGTCCTATGGCTCTCTTCTACCCAGTGATTGGGGATCTGCCTTAGATGATGTTTTGATCTATTCTTCTATTGCTAagaaatggccaaaaaaaaaaaaaaagggttgggtcCTTTTAGATTTACCATGTTCTTTTCCCTGTATAGGCTTAAAACAAATGAACCAAAACAAAAGCCCAACTCTCACCCCTTTATCCATACTAGGCTCCCATGGCTTCTGTTGCCTGTTGTCCCCTCAAGTAGACAGGAAGTTAGTCCTGTTGCCAGGCAGCCTTAGAGACAGCAGATGCCCCCTGTGCAATAAATCAATGTCCACCTGTGAGTGCATCCTCCCCTCACCCACAAAGGAAGGCCATGGCTCCTGGAGACTCCTTACCTAGCTGAAGTCCAGCCTGGGGACTTGAGTTACCAAAGGGCTCTGAGCTGGCCTCAGGTGCACTGGGCTCCCACGACTCACTGTTCTCAGACACCTCTGAATAGGAGTCACCCAGCCCTTTGTGAGTTGCCGCAGGCTCACCAGTACCAGGGCCCTGGTCTTCACCACCTGTGTCTGCCACGGCCCGGGTCTCCTCACCCATTTTCTCAGCAAACCACTGCTTGACCTGCTGGGAGCTCATCTGGGTCTTGTCACAGAGGTTCTGCAGGTCTTCCTCATACAACATCTTGTGTGTCATGTAATAGTCTTGCAGCAGCTCCCGGTTTCCAGGGGTGATGACCAGCAGCCCTGGTGGGAAGTTGCCCCGCTTATAGTCTTCGTACCACTTGAGCTGGCCGTTCTTCAGAGCATACCTACTGTCTCCAAACCAGCGCACCACCTCTGGCCGCGGCAGCCCCGTCTGGGCCATGATGGAGTCATAGTCCTGGTTGCTTGGCCACTGGGTCTGGACAAAGAGCTGCCGCAGCAAGTGTCGCTGCTGAGCCGTCTTTTTGTAGCTCACTTTGCCAGGGGGTTGCTCTGCCAGCTTGTTCAAACTATCCTCCTCCAGCTCACAGGCAAGGAGCCCTGGAAGCTCACTCTTGCCACTGGCTTCAGTGACCCTCAGGTTCTTGAGATTGATTTTGATGGGGCTGACTTTGCGCTCTGCTGATATCTGGCTGATGGGCATTTCTGGGGAACCATTTTCACCAGCAACCCTCAGTTCACTGGCCAACTCCGCCTCTCCCGCCTCGTCCTCAGcagcctccccttcctcctgacAGGCTGTCCCATCGGCTTTCTTGGTCTCCTCAGCATTCACTTTTTTCCGTTTCTCTGAAAACCAGCTATCGATCTCTCTCCGGGTCATCTTGGTTTCACTTCTCAGGCGGTCCAGTTCCTCGTCTAGAGGGAGTGGGTTTTGTGCAAAGCTGCTCTCCAGGGCTCGGAGCTGCTCTGGGGCTCTCTCCTTGTATTTGGTGGGCGTGAAGTCAGGAGTCTGGTGCCAGGATTGCCGTTTGGCAGCAGGGTGGCTTGCTAATGAGGTCGCTGTAGGGATGCAGGTTACCTCGGGAGCCTTGGAGGATGGGGAGAAGGGCACCTCGGGCACAGAGTCAATGAGAATGGAGCCGTGATCCCCAGGCATCATGGTTCTGGAGCCCTTCAGGTTCCGGCAATGGTACCTCCGATCACTGAACCACTTCCGCACCTCTCTAGTGCTGAGGCCGGTGACTTTGGTCAGATGTTCGACTTCACTCTGCCCTGGGAACTGGTTCCGGCAGAAGCTCCCTTTCAGAGCGGACagttgttcatgagacttcttatTTTTGTAGATGCTAGCATCAAGGAAGGCTTGGGAAGTTATGCTGGGGCAGGCTGTGAGGAGAGACTGGGCTGCGTTGACCACCTTCACGGCCGACGTTGTATTTGAACACACGGTGTTAATAGGTGCCACTGTTGGCTGCTTGGGAACAGATGTGACTGCCAGGGGGAGAGACGAGGTTGGTGCTTGCAACCCATTGGCCATCAGTGGCTGGCTGACCAGGAGTCCTCCTGCTGTGCCCTCTGGCTGTCCAACAACGTGGCCTGGGAGAGCGGCCTGGATGAGATGCTGGACATTGCCTGCACTGGCAACCAGGGGGGTGTTCAGAACTGTGATCGTGGGCTGAGGCACAGACTGGATGACtgtattgaacatctttttacgGGCATCCTCGATCTCCTCAGGGGACCAGCTGATaccttgcttcagcctctgggcTGTGAACCAGATCTTGAGCTGTTCTTCTGGATACTTGGTCACCACAGTCAGGTAGCAGAGCTCGGCTTTGGTTGGGTAGGGGAACTTGTGAAAGGAGTTTTTCAGGAAGCTGTTGGAGTCCATAGCCGCGTTGTATGTTGGGATGCTGCTCAGGGGGATCATCACTTTGGGAAGGGCCTTGGATGTAGGCAGGGGCTGGTGGGCATGGTGCTGGGTGTGCACCGGGGCCTGCTGCTGGAGGGACAGGAACTGTGCTATACCAGCTGGCAGAACTGGCACCGTTCCTATCAGGGGCCCATTGGTGGTATGGGGGGGCTTTGCAGAGCTGGCAGGTGCCTGGCTGACTGGAGCTGCCCCATTAACAAAGGTGTGGTCCCCCTCTTTCACCTCTGCTTCCCCAGCTGATGGCTTTGGCAAGGCCTCACCCACAGGCTGGCTGGGGACATTCTCTTTGAGAGTATGGATTTTTTTGGCTTCAGCTTTGCCTTTCATTATCTTCATGATTGGAGTCTTAGTGATGATGATTTCAGCCTGTCCATCAGTCCCCTCAGCGCCGGGCTCCCCTGCTGGGTCAGGAGTGCTGGTGCTCTCAGGGATACTCTGCTCCACGACTACATGATTGTCTGGCTTGGCCACATTCCACACAAAGTTGGCTTCCCCTGAATGACACTTGGCATTGTGCAGGGAAAGCCCCTCGGGGGTTTTTGCCAGGAAACTGCACCCAGGGCAGATAAAAGTTGGATCTTTATTAAAGTCTGTGTGCTCTGAGTTCATATGTCCCACAAATTGGGTCATATCCTGGGATCTGAAATCACAGTCTTTACAGGAATATAAATAGCCATCCAAAGTGTTCCGATGCCCATTGGCCAGTGAGGAGCCATCAGTACTGCTGGAGTTCTGAGCTGCCTCACTGCTGGTAGCAGGTGCTTCTGGGGGAAGATCCTGCTGGGGTACTTCAGGCAAGGCCTCTGCTGGCTGGGCCTCCACAATGGCATCCTGCAGCACCACGGTCTTTACTGGGATCATGCATGGGGTGGTGGATTTCCTCTTGCTGGCCATGGCTACTCTGGGTGATCAGGAGCCCACGGATCTAACAGAAAACTTCCAACTACTCCATGAGGGCCCAAGAAACAGCTTCCAAGGGCAGATTTTTCAGTTACTTGCAGAAAGTAGGTTTCCCCTATTAAAcctgaggaggaagagaaaaaacatAATTAAGATACCTTAAACTACTTCTCAGATCCCCAGACACAGTGCGCTGCTTGTCCTCCAGCATCTAGATCTTTTCACAAGACGTTCAGTTCCCCAGCAGCTCAGATGTAAAGACTGAGTCAGGAGCCCTCAGTTGCTAACAGTACATTCCCCTGAAAAATGACCTGGGAGTGTTCCAATACTCCTTTATAGACCACAGCCATGCTTCTTAGTTCTTTTTCCCCGCATATCCTTGCATTAAGTaacagagttttaaaaacaaaaacaaaatgcccTCTTTGGGACCTCCAAATTAATTCTGACCATGTCAGAGTGAGAACAAAAGATCCACTGTAACTCTTGTCTAAATGTTTGGGCCAACAAGGGTTTTTCTTTTCACAGCCTTCCCACACAGGAGAACACGCCTAGCCTCCCCCAGGCCAGGCACAGAGACCAGCGAGCTGCAGTGTGTGAATGCAGGGGGCGGCTGGGCGGGAAGACAGGCCTGCCGCAAGAATGGGGCCTCTCTGTGGCCATCCCTGCTTGCTGTCTGCCACCCTGAGTCAGGCTGCAGGAAAGGAATCACCTCCCAGTTACTGACTGGGCCACCCAGATGAGGCCAAAGGTCAGGGTATCCAAAGATCCAGTTTAAGGCCCAGTAGCTCACAGCGGGTTCTCACAGGGCTGTGCCTTCTCTAATGACTTGacttgacttttttatttttctttttattttcttgcagtATCTTTTACTGCTccttaaaaatatctttggtctgtttttgaaatttatttcaaagctGATGGATGGATTTACTTATATACAAAATTACTGTAATAATAATCATTTCATGAGATGTCATGAGAAAAGTGCTTCTGTGATCCCTATTAACATATCACCATAATCATCACTGCCTTCTTTTTAGCAAATTATAATGCTGTAATgattaagataatattttaatatcataatattaaaatcaaattatcatCAATACTCAAtataaaatgtagagaaaatCTAAATATCTCCATTCAAATTCTTAGCAAGCAAACatagaaactatttttatattgtttctaaATGTAACCCTGATGACTATAATggtaaaaataattactattaaaaaaaagttgtggtgagaaagaaagaaacatttaccCAGATTTAACTACTTGTCACTACGCATGcttttcacttaattttaatgttaaatataaaatatcaacattAAACAAAGACTAGAAAACTACCTATAATTATATATACCCTTTCATcagcccaaatattttttttaaatatttttagttgtaggtggacacaatacctttattttatttatttattcatttatttatatgtggtgctgaggatcgaacccagtaccttacacgggccaggcaagcgctctgccactgagccctagccccagcacAAATATTTTATACAGATATTTAATCAGAAGGAGCACACACTTGAGTTTTTCTCACGAACAtgataattataaacattttcattacatATTCTTCATAATTATGATAACTGGCAACTACCTAAGAATACACCACGATGGCTTAACTGACCCCCTGGCAAAACCCCCACTGCCCCAATGTCAGGGGTCTATGAAATGAACAACTCTGGACATACAGGGTATTTTTCTTCTATCAAGTTATTTCCTTAGGTTAAATGTGCAGAAATGGTTTATAAGCTCAAAGTATATCATTTCTAAGTTCCTGTGTTATaggcaaacattttaaattaagtgCTTTGCAATTCCAagtcagagaaatgaagaataatACAGTTAAGTTCCTAGTGAGCAAATCACATTTTAGACAAATCATGGAAGACCATCCAATAGGATATATGAAAGCGTGacaaaagataaaagacaaattggattttaccaaaattaaaaacttgtgcTTCGGAGCTGCAATTGtgactcggtggtagagcacttgcctaacatgtatgaggcccccagattgattctcagcatcacataaaataaataaaataaaggtattgtatccatctataaccaaaaaattaaaaaaacaaacaaacttgtgCTTCAAAGGTCATAATAATCAAGACAGTGAAAAAGCTTTGAAAATCATATCTGATAAGATGtacc is a window from the Urocitellus parryii isolate mUroPar1 chromosome 6, mUroPar1.hap1, whole genome shotgun sequence genome containing:
- the Zhx3 gene encoding zinc fingers and homeoboxes protein 3 isoform X1 codes for the protein MASKRKSTTPCMIPVKTVVLQDAIVEAQPAEALPEVPQQDLPPEAPATSSEAAQNSSSTDGSSLANGHRNTLDGYLYSCKDCDFRSQDMTQFVGHMNSEHTDFNKDPTFICPGCSFLAKTPEGLSLHNAKCHSGEANFVWNVAKPDNHVVVEQSIPESTSTPDPAGEPGAEGTDGQAEIIITKTPIMKIMKGKAEAKKIHTLKENVPSQPVGEALPKPSAGEAEVKEGDHTFVNGAAPVSQAPASSAKPPHTTNGPLIGTVPVLPAGIAQFLSLQQQAPVHTQHHAHQPLPTSKALPKVMIPLSSIPTYNAAMDSNSFLKNSFHKFPYPTKAELCYLTVVTKYPEEQLKIWFTAQRLKQGISWSPEEIEDARKKMFNTVIQSVPQPTITVLNTPLVASAGNVQHLIQAALPGHVVGQPEGTAGGLLVSQPLMANGLQAPTSSLPLAVTSVPKQPTVAPINTVCSNTTSAVKVVNAAQSLLTACPSITSQAFLDASIYKNKKSHEQLSALKGSFCRNQFPGQSEVEHLTKVTGLSTREVRKWFSDRRYHCRNLKGSRTMMPGDHGSILIDSVPEVPFSPSSKAPEVTCIPTATSLASHPAAKRQSWHQTPDFTPTKYKERAPEQLRALESSFAQNPLPLDEELDRLRSETKMTRREIDSWFSEKRKKVNAEETKKADGTACQEEGEAAEDEAGEAELASELRVAGENGSPEMPISQISAERKVSPIKINLKNLRVTEASGKSELPGLLACELEEDSLNKLAEQPPGKVSYKKTAQQRHLLRQLFVQTQWPSNQDYDSIMAQTGLPRPEVVRWFGDSRYALKNGQLKWYEDYKRGNFPPGLLVITPGNRELLQDYYMTHKMLYEEDLQNLCDKTQMSSQQVKQWFAEKMGEETRAVADTGGEDQGPGTGEPAATHKGLGDSYSEVSENSESWEPSAPEASSEPFGNSSPQAGLQLGWRWGSGWQEGIAHGVKKSPNPVMPPWHSEDQAALGAVQIAAAME
- the Zhx3 gene encoding zinc fingers and homeoboxes protein 3 isoform X4, with the protein product MASKRKSTTPCMIPVKTVVLQDAIVEAQPAEALPEVPQQDLPPEAPATSSEAAQNSSSTDGSSLANGHRNTLDGYLYSCKDCDFRSQDMTQFVGHMNSEHTDFNKDPTFICPGCSFLAKTPEGLSLHNAKCHSGEANFVWNVAKPDNHVVVEQSIPESTSTPDPAGEPGAEGTDGQAEIIITKTPIMKIMKGKAEAKKIHTLKENVPSQPVGEALPKPSAGEAEVKEGDHTFVNGAAPVSQAPASSAKPPHTTNGPLIGTVPVLPAGIAQFLSLQQQAPVHTQHHAHQPLPTSKALPKVMIPLSSIPTYNAAMDSNSFLKNSFHKFPYPTKAELCYLTVVTKYPEEQLKIWFTAQRLKQGISWSPEEIEDARKKMFNTVIQSVPQPTITVLNTPLVASAGNVQHLIQAALPGHVVGQPEGTAGGLLVSQPLMANGLQAPTSSLPLAVTSVPKQPTVAPINTVCSNTTSAVKVVNAAQSLLTACPSITSQAFLDASIYKNKKSHEQLSALKGSFCRNQFPGQSEVEHLTKVTGLSTREVRKWFSDRRYHCRNLKGSRTMMPGDHGSILIDSVPEVPFSPSSKAPEVTCIPTATSLASHPAAKRQSWHQTPDFTPTKYKERAPEQLRALESSFAQNPLPLDEELDRLRSETKMTRREIDSWFSEKRKKVNAEETKKADGTACQEEGEAAEDEAGEAELASELRVAGENGSPEMPISQISAERKVSPIKINLKNLRVTEASGKSELPGLLACELEEDSLNKLAEQPPGKVSYKKTAQQRHLLRQLFVQTQWPSNQDYDSIMAQTGLPRPEVVRWFGDSRYALKNGQLKWYEDYKRGNFPPGLLVITPGNRELLQDYYMTHKMLYEEDLQNLCDKTQMSSQQVKQWFAEKMGEETRAVADTGGEDQGPGTEAD
- the Zhx3 gene encoding zinc fingers and homeoboxes protein 3 isoform X2, which encodes MASKRKSTTPCMIPVKTVVLQDAIVEAQPAEALPEVPQQDLPPEAPATSSEAAQNSSSTDGSSLANGHRNTLDGYLYSCKDCDFRSQDMTQFVGHMNSEHTDFNKDPTFICPGCSFLAKTPEGLSLHNAKCHSGEANFVWNVAKPDNHVVVEQSIPESTSTPDPAGEPGAEGTDGQAEIIITKTPIMKIMKGKAEAKKIHTLKENVPSQPVGEALPKPSAGEAEVKEGDHTFVNGAAPVSQAPASSAKPPHTTNGPLIGTVPVLPAGIAQFLSLQQQAPVHTQHHAHQPLPTSKALPKVMIPLSSIPTYNAAMDSNSFLKNSFHKFPYPTKAELCYLTVVTKYPEEQLKIWFTAQRLKQGISWSPEEIEDARKKMFNTVIQSVPQPTITVLNTPLVASAGNVQHLIQAALPGHVVGQPEGTAGGLLVSQPLMANGLQAPTSSLPLAVTSVPKQPTVAPINTVCSNTTSAVKVVNAAQSLLTACPSITSQAFLDASIYKNKKSHEQLSALKGSFCRNQFPGQSEVEHLTKVTGLSTREVRKWFSDRRYHCRNLKGSRTMMPGDHGSILIDSVPEVPFSPSSKAPEVTCIPTATSLASHPAAKRQSWHQTPDFTPTKYKERAPEQLRALESSFAQNPLPLDEELDRLRSETKMTRREIDSWFSEKRKKVNAEETKKADGTACQEEGEAAEDEAGEAELASELRVAGENGSPEMPISQISAERKVSPIKINLKNLRVTEASGKSELPGLLACELEEDSLNKLAEQPPGKVSYKKTAQQRHLLRQLFVQTQWPSNQDYDSIMAQTGLPRPEVVRWFGDSRYALKNGQLKWYEDYKRGNFPPGLLVITPGNRELLQDYYMTHKMLYEEDLQNLCDKTQMSSQQVKQWFAEKMGEETRAVADTGGEDQGPGTGEPAATHKGLGDSYSEVSENSESWEPSAPEASSEPFGNSSPQAGLQLEAD
- the Zhx3 gene encoding zinc fingers and homeoboxes protein 3 isoform X3; the encoded protein is MASKRKSTTPCMIPVKTVVLQDAIVEAQPAEALPEVPQQDLPPEAPATSSEAAQNSSSTDGSSLANGHRNTLDGYLYSCKDCDFRSQDMTQFVGHMNSEHTDFNKDPTFICPGCSFLAKTPEGLSLHNAKCHSGEANFVWNVAKPDNHVVVEQSIPESTSTPDPAGEPGAEGTDGQAEIIITKTPIMKIMKGKAEAKKIHTLKENVPSQPVGEALPKPSAGEAEVKEGDHTFVNGAAPVSQAPASSAKPPHTTNGPLIGTVPVLPAGIAQFLSLQQQAPVHTQHHAHQPLPTSKALPKVMIPLSSIPTYNAAMDSNSFLKNSFHKFPYPTKAELCYLTVVTKYPEEQLKIWFTAQRLKQGISWSPEEIEDARKKMFNTVIQSVPQPTITVLNTPLVASAGNVQHLIQAALPGHVVGQPEGTAGGLLVSQPLMANGLQAPTSSLPLAVTSVPKQPTVAPINTVCSNTTSAVKVVNAAQSLLTACPSITSQAFLDASIYKNKKSHEQLSALKGSFCRNQFPGQSEVEHLTKVTGLSTREVRKWFSDRRYHCRNLKGSRTMMPGDHGSILIDSVPEVPFSPSSKAPEVTCIPTATSLASHPAAKRQSWHQTPDFTPTKYKERAPEQLRALESSFAQNPLPLDEELDRLRSETKMTRREIDSWFSEKRKKVNAEETKKADGTACQEEGEAAEDEAGEAELASELRVAGENGSPEMPISQISAERKVSPIKINLKNLRVTEASGKSELPGLLACELEEDSLNKLAEQPPGKVSYKKTAQQRHLLRQLFVQTQWPSNQDYDSIMAQTGLPRPEVVRWFGDSRYALKNGQLKWYEDYKRGNFPPGLLVITPGNRELLQDYYMTHKMLYEEDLQNLCDKTQMSSQQVKQWFAEKMGEETRAVADTGGEDQGPGTGWRWGSGWQEGIAHGVKKSPNPVMPPWHSEDQAALGAVQIAAAME